One segment of Triticum aestivum cultivar Chinese Spring chromosome 2A, IWGSC CS RefSeq v2.1, whole genome shotgun sequence DNA contains the following:
- the LOC123189991 gene encoding uncharacterized protein: MSPSLFSDSFASRTVDLVGVSLPHFVTSHEESLDLLLRESDHLGRRIQSLASIMRKFDIPVSSDKPKKLLFLMSRAAVIISKTMKNYSKEDATSSKLLHRAHWESIWGSQMASHGVFDDITTLSPMQFTPSTPGITPYSATTCPALQIYSIKIVDLNVNLSWPLRVYGVVAARDTVDRNRNLLFYRSRANYQLVEKDDPFLRLTGPSRAILASNPVTFEVELKTVYPGAEPDPQGALLSCVYDWRAVQDTTPMFLGYACSAQLSLEQLPRAIQATIMGVHIVDGSWPPKYGCRVSCSLSAPDDPTPREVLLLDCSRSDAEKKKPCWIRWLLWSGKECCFS; encoded by the exons ATGTCGCCGTCGCTCTTCTCCGATTCGTTCGCCTCAAGAACGGTCGACTTGGTGGGGGTGAGCTTGCCCCACTTTGTCACCAGCCATGAGGAGTCCCTGGATCTTCTCTTGCGCGAGTCGGATCATCTGGGCCGCCGGATCCAGTCTCTGGCGTCCATAATGAGGAAATTTGATATCCCCGTCTCCTCCGACAAGCCCAAAAAGCTGCTGTTTCTCATGTCACGCGCAGCTGTGATAatctccaagactatgaagaaTTATTCCAAGGAGGATGCTACTTCTTCAAAGCTTCTTCACCGTGCCCACTGGGAATCTATATGGGGCAGTCAGATGGCAAGCCATGGTGTCTTCGATGATATAA CCACACTGAGTCCTATGCAATTCACGCCATCcacacctggtattactccctaCTCTGCTACCACCTGCCCAGCATTGCAGATCTACTCTATCAAAATTGTTGACCTCAACGTCAACTTGAGCTGGCCGCTCCGAGTGTACGGTGTTGTCGCCGCCAGAGACACTGTGGACCGCAACCGCAACCTTCTCTTCTACCGGTCCAGGGCTAACTACCAATTAGTCGAGAAAGAT GATCCTTTTTTGCGCTTGACTGGCCCGTCTCGCGCAATTTTGGCCAGCAACCCGGTGACATTTGAAGTTGAACTAAAAACTGTGTATCCTGGAGCGGAGCCGGATCCCCAAGGCGCATTGCTCTCTTGCGTCTATGATTGGCGCGCCGTGCAGGATACCACCCCTATGTTCCTTGGCTATGCTTGTTCTGCACAGTTAAGCCTTGAGCAACTTCCTAGAGCAATCCAGGCCACTATCATGGGTGTCCACATTGTTGATGGCTCATGGCCTCCTAAATATGGATGCCGGGTTTCTTGCTCCTTGTCTGCTCCAGATGATCCCACTCCTAGGGAAGTGTTGTTGCTTGATTGTTCCCGTTCTGATGCTGAAAAAAAAAAGCCCTGTTGGATCAGATGGCTACTTTGGTCTGGCAAGGAATGTTGTTTCAGCTGA